A DNA window from Schistocerca americana isolate TAMUIC-IGC-003095 chromosome 4, iqSchAmer2.1, whole genome shotgun sequence contains the following coding sequences:
- the LOC124613101 gene encoding protein tipE-like, which produces MDPEEATMIMGEEGGGGGGGLEPAEEIPEVKTLLQKAKFYTSLCLGTTAVLSVFGFLFLIPFVVDPAISAIVSDYESEPVTCATVEHVYAEGLRNCSWASCREGCTTAPARCHQILVNYSREPYAAGSARNFSPLPNWDVVGTRFFINTEGCGYPPSVNCSVFAKKFRGDGDEMAVKQPFPCYFSRAYPEMVVARYDWDENLRHLILALVVPTLLFGVAVGVLAYWYCPGCRRLCHKPYREKYTPKDEDMEEDDDFFDEGAY; this is translated from the coding sequence ATGGACCCCGAAGAGGCGACAATGATAATGGGAGAAGAGGgcgggggtggcggcggcggcctgGAACCAGCAGAAGAGATTCCGGAAGTAAAAACACTTTTGCAAAAGGCAAAGTTTTACACTTCGCTTTGCCTTGGTACCACAGCTGTTCTTTCAGTATTTGGCTTTCTGTTCCTAATTCCCTTTGTAGTAGATCCAGCAATATCCGCAATTGTGTCCGACTATGAATCTGAACCTGTAACGTGTGCAACTGTGGAACATGTTTATGCAGAAGGACTGCGTAATTGTTCTTGGGCATCTTGCCGTGAGGGCTGCACGACTGCGCCCGCTCGTTGTCATCAGATTCTTGTTAACTACAGCCGCGAGCCGTATGCAGCTGGCTCTGCCCGCAACTTCAGCCCACTTCCAAATTGGGATGTTGTTGGCACACGTTTCTTCATCAACACGGAAGGCTGTGGGTACCCGCCAAGTGTGAACTGTTCAGTTTTTGCCAAGAAATTCCGAGGtgatggagatgaaatggcagTGAAGCAACCATTCCCATGTTATTTCAGCCGCGCCTATCCAGAAATGGTTGTTGCCAGGTATGACTGGGATGAAAATCTGCGCCATCTAATCCTCGCCCTTGTAGTGCCAACACTATTGTTTGGGGTGGCTGTTGGCGTGCTTGCATACTGGTACTGCCCTGGTTGTCGTAGACTGTGTCACAAGCCCTACCGTGAGAAATACACACCCAAAGATGAAGATATGGAGGAAGACGATGACTTCTTTGATGAAGGAGCCTATTGA